GGTTATAAAGAAGTGGTGGCTGATCCTGAGAGTGCTGAAGTCATTTTCATCAACACTTGTGCTATCCGAGAGAATGCAGAACAGAGAGTATGGCAAAGACTTAACTACTTCTGGTTTCTAAAACGTGAATGGAAGTTCAATGTTGCTAAAGGAAGAGCACACTCTCTCAAACCTcctaaagttgttgttttgggATGTATGGCTGAGAGATTAAAGGACAAGATTCTAGATTCTGATAAAATGGTTGATGTGGTTTGTGGTCCTGATGCTTATAGAGATCTCCCGAGGCTATTGGAAGAAGTAGACTATGGACAGAAAGGAATCAACACTCTTCTTTCTCTAGAAGAGACTTACGCTGACATATCCCCAGTGCGAATCTCCGAAAACTCAATTACCGCTTTTGTTTCGGTTATGAGAGGCTGCAACAACATGTGTGCTTTCTGCATTGTTCCTTTCACTAGAGGCAGAGAGAGGTCACGTCCCGTGGAATCCATAGTCCGCGAGGTTAAGGAGTTGTGGGAAGCCGGTGTGAAAGAAGTTACGCTTTTAGGGCAGAATGTGAACAGCTATAACGATGATACGTCTGATCCTGAGTCAGGTGCTAAGTGGGAATACAGTGAAGGATTCTCGAGCAGGTGTAAAGTTAAAAACATGGGTTTGCGATTTGCTGATCTCTTGGACAGACTCTCTTTGGAGTTTCCAGAGATGCGGTTTAGGTTTACTTCGCCTCATCCTAAAGATTACCCTGACGAGTTGCTATATCTGATGAGAGATAGATATAATATCTGCAATCTCATCCATCTTCCTGCACAATCTGGTAATAGCAGAATACTTGAACAGATGCGTAGAGGTTACACCAGAGAAGCTTACTTGGATCTTGTTAAAAAGATTCGGAGTATTATACCAGATGTGGCTATAACCAGCGACTTTATCACTGGTAAGCCTACTCAAAAAAACATTGCTTTAACTTGTTCCATTGTATTCGGTTTTCTTAGTCCTTGATTCAACTTGTCTGATGCAAAAGAGGTCAATTGTGTGTGTTGGTAGGCTTCTGTGGAGAAACCGAAGAAGAGCATCAAGAAACCTTAAGCCTGGTGAGAGCAGTTGGATACGATATGGCGTATATGTTTGCATACAGCATGAGAGAAAAGACGCACGCTCATCGGAATTACACAGACGATGTGCCAGAGGAAGTCAAGCAGAGACGTTTAACAGAACTAATAGAAGCATTCCGTGAAACCACAGGTCCGTGTTACGACTCTCAAGTCGGATCAATGCAGTTAGTTCTAGTCGAAGGACCAAATAAGAGAGCGCCTGAGACAGAACTCATAGGAAAAACAGATAAAGGGCACCGAGTTTCGTTTGTCACAAAGCCTCTGTTTGATAAAGCATCTCTTCTTGATGATGGTTTGGAGAGGAATCCTGAAGTTGGGGATTTCGTGGAGGTCCGGATTGAGAAATCAACGAAGGCATCATTATACGGAGAAGCTCTAGCCATTAATAAACTGTCCTTGTTTCACGATGATGGTGTCGATGCTGTTGTTGCGTCTTGCGCAAGTTAAGTTAAACTTTCGTTTTCTTTTGAttccaatactttttttttttccttctgtatactttctttttatagttgaccaaataagaaaaaattacagaGAACCGTtattgttttttagaaaaattgtaATCGAAAAGGatagagaaacagaggagagagagagagagagagagaggtcttCAATGGCGATGGTGAGTTTTTCGAAATCACCAAATGGTTGATTTGACAATGACAAGTCAATCTTTTTGTATCTCTGCTGCTATGCTCTCTATGCGATGTAAaagcaataaatatatatatgggtacTCTCACAAATCATTTATATAACATAAGAAAACAGGTTCACAGCTCGAGACATTTTAAATTGTCTCTGTAGTCTCCAGGCTACAGGTATCAAGAACTGGATAACTTGAGCCTTGGAGCCTAATATTTTGTACttgctgtaaaaaaaattaacgaacAGATAAGACGTTAATCCTTAGGGTATTTCAAAcgtatatttgtttgtttgatatcatcatatatttgtttcttgtgttgATGGTCGGaatctaaatcctaacaatGTTAACGTGTTGTTACAAGTTGTGgtcaaaatattatacaaacaCGTTAGGCAGAAAAAgctttctaattaatttattgtggACCGACCTTTTATTAACATGTGTAACTTGGCTATTTATCAGTCATAAATtcgattattaattaatatgacTCTTGGATATTATTAAGTCAAAAGGTTAAAAGACCTCCGATCACATGTTATAGTGATCACACTCCCCAATAGTAAAGTTAGATTAAGTATCATAACTCAAGTCATAAGTTATATAACAagttggtattttttttttgttcagaaaGTTGGTATTCGTATATCTAACGTAATCTTTAAGAGATTCTGATACAAACCTAGTGATTTGTATTGGTATTATTATGATaaacctaatatatattttttttttggtgagaaagaaaaaaaaacttaatataataTAGCTACTAGCTAATACTTTGCATTAGTGATTATTATTTGTCACCATTTTTATACGATATTATAtgttaattgaaaaaaaaatggagtatataaaatatatgatatcgATAATCGTACATTCATACATTAATAATTCAATGGCATAAGCAAATAAAATACTAGTTTAATAGCACTGATTAACATAATGTGTGTCGTCTGtcatgtttttattataatagtAATTAAGATCATGGATTAATCAGTGAACTTATGTTCATCATTGTTT
The sequence above is a segment of the Camelina sativa cultivar DH55 chromosome 10, Cs, whole genome shotgun sequence genome. Coding sequences within it:
- the LOC104716495 gene encoding CDK5RAP1-like protein, whose translation is MASSSLSSILINPHGCSLCLKASTRRCFALTFLSSKLIHTSPSSASALLPRCHGTHRLAHKPIRRKNGFALNLSRSFSVCQVAGSGKFDGPNLQQFVSNAQAHASLTTPEIESDTLDIDVASKGRIYHETYGCQMNINDMEIVLSIMKKSGYKEVVADPESAEVIFINTCAIRENAEQRVWQRLNYFWFLKREWKFNVAKGRAHSLKPPKVVVLGCMAERLKDKILDSDKMVDVVCGPDAYRDLPRLLEEVDYGQKGINTLLSLEETYADISPVRISENSITAFVSVMRGCNNMCAFCIVPFTRGRERSRPVESIVREVKELWEAGVKEVTLLGQNVNSYNDDTSDPESGAKWEYSEGFSSRCKVKNMGLRFADLLDRLSLEFPEMRFRFTSPHPKDYPDELLYLMRDRYNICNLIHLPAQSGNSRILEQMRRGYTREAYLDLVKKIRSIIPDVAITSDFITGFCGETEEEHQETLSLVRAVGYDMAYMFAYSMREKTHAHRNYTDDVPEEVKQRRLTELIEAFRETTGPCYDSQVGSMQLVLVEGPNKRAPETELIGKTDKGHRVSFVTKPLFDKASLLDDGLERNPEVGDFVEVRIEKSTKASLYGEALAINKLSLFHDDGVDAVVASCAS